In a single window of the Zea mays cultivar B73 chromosome 5, Zm-B73-REFERENCE-NAM-5.0, whole genome shotgun sequence genome:
- the LOC100193254 gene encoding uncharacterized isoform X1, with the protein MATRVLLTALLLAFLLVATPFTARVARADSEEDAAAAEVVEGADLGIVGDDTQVSSDGPLSPAPGVETVVVFPKNAGKIVLAGEETELLVGLQNEGESTLNVVAVHSTLHLPFDHNMYGQNLTVQNFFNASVPVSVQATFPYKFVVSKFLQPGAYDLVGYIVYEIDQHPYQNVFYNGTIEVVEAGGLLSVESVFLITLGTALLGLFGLWAYGQVQQLSKKTKKAPKVELGTGTTDANIDEWLEGTSFVQRSKSKKADLKLALQSS; encoded by the exons ATGGCGACTAGGGTTTTGCTCACCGCCCTCCTCCTCGCCTTCCTCCTCGTCGCCACCCCTTTCACCGCCCGAG TTGCTAGAGCTGATTCGGAGGAAGATGCTGCTGCAGCTGAGGTTGTTGAAGGGGCTGATCTAGGTATTGTGGGTGATGATACACAGGTTTCCAGTGATGGACCTTTAAGCCCTGCTCCTGGTGTAGAGACAGTAGTTGTATTCCCCAAAAATGCTGGCAAAA TTGTACTAGCAGGTGAAGAAACTGAATTACTAGTTGGTCTGCAAAATGAGG GTGAATCGACTTTGAATGTTGTTGCTGTTCATTCAACTCTCCATCTTCCTTTTGACCATAATATGTATGGCCAGAACCTTACTGTTCAG AATTTCTTCAACGCATCAGTTCCTGTTTCTGTGCAAGCAACCTTCCCTTATAAATTCGTTGTGAGCAAGTTCTTGCAG CCTGGAGCTTATGATCTGGTTGGTTACATAGTGTATGAGATCGACCAGCACCCTTACCAGAATGTATTCTACAATGGCACTATTGAGGTCGTTGAGGCTGGAGGCTTACTCAGTGTTGAGTCTGTGTTCCTCATCACCCTTGGAACCGCTCTTCTTGGTCTCTTTGGATTATGGGCATATGGCCAGGTTCAGCAGCTCTCGAAG AAAACGAAGAAGGCCCCCAAGGTGGAGCTCGGAACTGGAACAACTGATGCCAACATCGATGAGTGGCTGGAG GGCACTTCGTTTGTGCAGAGAAGCAAATCCAAGAAAGCAGACCTGAAGCTAGCTCTCCAGAGTAGTTAA
- the LOC100193254 gene encoding uncharacterized LOC100193254 precursor, with protein sequence MVMQVFIVNATVLLSSLFHCHANSCVCYYAYIVFTGESTLNVVAVHSTLHLPFDHNMYGQNLTVQNFFNASVPVSVQATFPYKFVVSKFLQPGAYDLVGYIVYEIDQHPYQNVFYNGTIEVVEAGGLLSVESVFLITLGTALLGLFGLWAYGQVQQLSKKTKKAPKVELGTGTTDANIDEWLEGTSFVQRSKSKKADLKLALQSS encoded by the exons ATGGTTATGCAGGTGTTCATAGTTAACGCCACGGTTTTATTGTCTTCACTATTTCATTGTCATGCTAATTCCTGTGTATGCTACTATGCTTACATTGTATTTACAGGTGAATCGACTTTGAATGTTGTTGCTGTTCATTCAACTCTCCATCTTCCTTTTGACCATAATATGTATGGCCAGAACCTTACTGTTCAG AATTTCTTCAACGCATCAGTTCCTGTTTCTGTGCAAGCAACCTTCCCTTATAAATTCGTTGTGAGCAAGTTCTTGCAG CCTGGAGCTTATGATCTGGTTGGTTACATAGTGTATGAGATCGACCAGCACCCTTACCAGAATGTATTCTACAATGGCACTATTGAGGTCGTTGAGGCTGGAGGCTTACTCAGTGTTGAGTCTGTGTTCCTCATCACCCTTGGAACCGCTCTTCTTGGTCTCTTTGGATTATGGGCATATGGCCAGGTTCAGCAGCTCTCGAAG AAAACGAAGAAGGCCCCCAAGGTGGAGCTCGGAACTGGAACAACTGATGCCAACATCGATGAGTGGCTGGAG GGCACTTCGTTTGTGCAGAGAAGCAAATCCAAGAAAGCAGACCTGAAGCTAGCTCTCCAGAGTAGTTAA